The segment ACAACCAAGGGTTTTCCAATCCTCCTCCCTGTCGGGTGAGAACCAGCAATACACCCAATGGCAGGCCGATCACGACAGAGAAAGCCAGTGCGATGGAAGTCATCTGCAAAGTTTCCACTCCCGCCTGGGTGATGGCACTTCCCCACCTGTCAAGAAACCCATTGATTACATTCACGTTTGGTCACTCCTTTCACCTGAACTCCTTGTTGCTTCAGAAAGGAGACGGCACTCTCTGTTTCGGACTCGCTTCCTTTCAAATGGACAATCAGCTGTCCATAGGGATGTTGTTTCAGCTGAGTGATGTGTCCGGACAAGATATTGGGATACACATCAAACTCTTTGGCGACTCTGGCTAAAACGGGCTCTCCGGATTGATTGCCGACAAAGGATAAATCCACGATAGTACCGGATTGTTTCAATTTATTAACAAGATCCGGTGGCAACTCGACGGGAAACAGACTGTTGACGAATTTCTGAGTGGTTTTGTGCCGGGCTTTTGTAAATACTTCAAGCACATCACCGGATTCTACGACTTCCCCTTTTTCCATAACGGCTACACGATCACATACTTTTTGGATCACATGCATTTCATGGGTGATGAGGAGAATGGTCAGGCCCAATTCCTTGTTAATTTTCAGCAACAGATTCAGGATGGAATCCGTGGTATCCGGATCCAGAGCACTGGTTGCTTCATCGCTTAAAAGCACTTCCGGTTCATAGGCCAAAGCTCTGGCGATGGCTACCCGTTGTTTTTGTCCTCCAGAGAGTTGGGTAGGGTAGGCATCTTGCCGTTCCATCAGTCCTACAATATCCAGGTAAGTATGAACCCGTCGTTGTACTTCGGTCCGGGTGTGTCCTGCAAGACGCAGGGGAATGGCGATATTGTCCCGGACTGTTGCTGTTTTCAACAAGTTGAAGCCCTGAAAAATCATACCGATCCGTTTTCGGGATTCTTTCAGTTTCTGTGGAGACAGTGAGGTCAGATCGATACCGTTTACGGATACACGGCCTGCTGTTGGTCGTTCAAGCAGGTTGACACAACGAATCAGTGTGCTTTTTCCAGCTCCGCTGTAGCCGATAACTCCGAAGATCTCCCCTTTTTTTACTTCCAGGGAAACGTGTTGGAGTGCGTTTACGATTCCCTTCTTTGTGGTGAAAGACTTGGAAACGTCAGTCAACTGGATCATATCAGGGCCTCCTTTGCCCGGGTCGTTACCAGGAGGGGAGAACGGACCCTTTAAAATTTTTCTCGACAAAGGATTTCACTTCATCGGAATGGTATGCTTTTTTAAGCTTTTTCAATACAGGGTCATCTTTGTTTTCTGTGCGGACGGCAATCAAGTTTACATGAGGTGAATCCTTACCTTCCATGAAAATAGAGTCTTTGGCAGGGAGAAACCCGTGCTCAATGGCAAAGTTGGTGTTGATTGCCGCTCCATCCAGTTCATCCAATTGACGGGGAAGTTGGGAGGCTTCCAGTTCCACGAACTGCAACTTCTTCGGGTTTTTCTCGATATCTCCCGGAGTGGCCTGCTCTCCGGCTCCCTCCTTTAGCGTTATTAATCCGGCTTTTTCAAACAGTTGCAAAGCACGGGCTTCATTGGCAGGGTCGTTGGGAACACCCACTCGGGCTCCCTGGGGAAGCTTATTGATATCCTTTATGTTGTTAGAATAAATCCCCATGGGGAAGGTGACCGTGTCCATGACAGCCACAAGGTCCAAATTGCGATCTTTCTTGAACTGGTCAAA is part of the Kroppenstedtia pulmonis genome and harbors:
- a CDS encoding MetQ/NlpA family ABC transporter substrate-binding protein; the encoded protein is MKKWRLLAALSVFVLVLSGCSGKEKDTAGKKQPLPDDKLVIGVTAGPHEEIMEKVKEVAGLDGLTIELKVFNEYVMPNVALAEKELDANSFQTRPYFDQFKKDRNLDLVAVMDTVTFPMGIYSNNIKDINKLPQGARVGVPNDPANEARALQLFEKAGLITLKEGAGEQATPGDIEKNPKKLQFVELEASQLPRQLDELDGAAINTNFAIEHGFLPAKDSIFMEGKDSPHVNLIAVRTENKDDPVLKKLKKAYHSDEVKSFVEKNFKGSVLPSW
- a CDS encoding methionine ABC transporter ATP-binding protein; translated protein: MIQLTDVSKSFTTKKGIVNALQHVSLEVKKGEIFGVIGYSGAGKSTLIRCVNLLERPTAGRVSVNGIDLTSLSPQKLKESRKRIGMIFQGFNLLKTATVRDNIAIPLRLAGHTRTEVQRRVHTYLDIVGLMERQDAYPTQLSGGQKQRVAIARALAYEPEVLLSDEATSALDPDTTDSILNLLLKINKELGLTILLITHEMHVIQKVCDRVAVMEKGEVVESGDVLEVFTKARHKTTQKFVNSLFPVELPPDLVNKLKQSGTIVDLSFVGNQSGEPVLARVAKEFDVYPNILSGHITQLKQHPYGQLIVHLKGSESETESAVSFLKQQGVQVKGVTKRECNQWVS